GGCTCGCGTGGAGCCGGGGCGCCTGGTGCATCGTCTGCGCGATGCTCAGTCCGCGGTGTGCGCGGCGGGGAGGCGGATGCCGGTGAGCTTCCAGTGGAAGAGGCCGTCGCGGTGCATCACCAGCGCCATCTTCTCCGTCCCGTCCGTCTTGTCCTTGAAGTGCACGACGAACTGGTCCATCCCCTCGTAGCCGCGCTCCACCTTCACGTTCTTCACGCGCACGCCGCCGTCCTGCTGGCCGTCGCGGTGCTGGCCCGGGCGCTCGCCCTCGGTCAGCGCGGCGATGCCGCTGGGGGTGACGAACGCGTCCACCAGCGGTCCGGCCACGGCGCCCGCCAGCAGCCCGCCCAGCACCGCCAGCGGGTTGCGGTCGTGCCCCACCGAGTTCTCGACCGCCGAGCGGACGTTGGTCTTCACGCTCTCGCGCAGGGCGGGGAAGTCGACCAGCTCGTTCAGCGCCTCGGTGTCGCCGGCCTTCGCGGCCTTCTGCAGGCGGTTCATCGCCAGGTACGGGGTGAAGTACATCCACACCGCGGCGAACAGCACCGCCAGGATCAGCAGCGACGAAAATGCGCTTCTCTTCTTGGCCATGGGAATCGGATCTAGGAGATGGGGCGCCGGTCGAACGCCAGCGCGAGTGTGTGACGCGGAAATATAACCCGTTGCGGCGCAACGAGGAACGGGGCTACGGGACGTGGGGATGAGCTTGGGCTGCGCGTCCGCGGCAACGCGCCCTCTCCGGCCGGCCGAGGCCGTCCACCTCTCCCGTACCGGGAGAGGTAGCTGGGCCAGCACTCGCGCGGATTACAGCGTTTGGTGTGAGCGGATGTCGAGATGTGGCGCCGATGCCATCCCGCCACCCTCTCCCGGAACGGGAGAGGGTCGCGCCCTCCGGCGCAGGGTGAGGGCGGCGCGGAGCCCACCGAAGCGCGCCGCCGTCCGCTATCCGCCGTTCGTCCCGC
This DNA window, taken from Longimicrobium sp., encodes the following:
- a CDS encoding DUF2939 domain-containing protein, producing MAKKRSAFSSLLILAVLFAAVWMYFTPYLAMNRLQKAAKAGDTEALNELVDFPALRESVKTNVRSAVENSVGHDRNPLAVLGGLLAGAVAGPLVDAFVTPSGIAALTEGERPGQHRDGQQDGGVRVKNVKVERGYEGMDQFVVHFKDKTDGTEKMALVMHRDGLFHWKLTGIRLPAAHTAD